In a genomic window of Enterobacter asburiae:
- a CDS encoding YbdD/YjiX family protein, whose amino-acid sequence MFGNLGQAKKYLGQAAKMLIGIPDYDNYVEHMKTNHPDKPYMTYTEFFRERQEARYGGSGEGGVRCC is encoded by the coding sequence ATGTTTGGTAACTTAGGACAAGCGAAAAAATACCTCGGTCAGGCTGCGAAAATGCTGATTGGCATTCCGGACTATGACAACTATGTTGAGCATATGAAGACCAATCATCCGGACAAGCCGTACATGACCTACACCGAATTCTTCCGCGAGCGTCAGGAAGCGCGCTACGGCGGAAGTGGAGAAGGCGGCGTCCGCTGCTGCTAA
- a CDS encoding carbon starvation protein A, translating to MDTKKLLKHVPWALLGILGAFCLAVVALRRGEHVSALWIVVASVSVYLVAYRYYSLYIAQKVMKLDPTRATPAVINNDGLNYVPTNRYVLFGHHFAAIAGAGPLVGPVLAAQMGYLPGTLWLLAGVVLAGAVQDFMVLFISSRRNGSSLGEMIKEEMGRVPGTIALFGCFLIMIIILAVLALIVVKALAESPWGVFTVCSTVPIALFMGIYMRFLRPGRVGEVSVIGIVLLVASIYFGGVIAHDPYWGPALTFKDTTITFALIGYAFVSALLPVWLILAPRDYLATFLKIGVIVGLAIGIVLINPELKMPAVTQYIDGTGPLWKGALFPFLFITIACGAVSGFHALISSGTTPKLMANETDARFIGYGAMLMESFVAIMALVAASIIEPGLYFAMNTPPAGLGITMPNLHEMGGENTALIMAQLKDASAHAAATVSSWGFVISPEQIMQTAEDIGEPSVLNRAGGAPTLAVGIAHVFHKVLPWADMGFWYHFGILFEALFILTALDAGTRAGRFMLQDLLGNFVPFLKKTDSLVAGVLGTAGCVGLWGYLLYQGVVDPLGGVKSLWPLFGISNQMLAAVALVLGTVVLVKMKRTKYIWVTVVPALWLLLCTTWALGLKLFSTNPQLEGFFFMANQYKEKIAAGGADLTAQQIANMNHIVVNNYTNAGLSILFLVVVYSIIFYGIKTWMKVRNTEGRTDKETPYVPVPEGGVKTSSHH from the coding sequence ATGGATACTAAAAAACTACTTAAGCACGTGCCCTGGGCCTTACTCGGGATCCTCGGTGCTTTCTGTCTGGCGGTTGTCGCATTGCGCCGGGGCGAACACGTAAGCGCCCTGTGGATCGTGGTCGCGTCTGTCTCCGTCTATCTTGTGGCTTATCGCTACTACAGCTTGTACATCGCGCAGAAGGTCATGAAGCTCGACCCGACCCGCGCCACCCCGGCGGTCATTAACAACGACGGCCTGAACTACGTGCCAACCAACCGCTACGTGCTGTTTGGTCACCACTTTGCCGCCATTGCAGGCGCGGGCCCGCTGGTCGGCCCGGTGCTGGCCGCGCAGATGGGCTACCTGCCGGGTACGCTCTGGCTGCTGGCGGGCGTGGTGCTGGCGGGGGCGGTGCAGGACTTTATGGTGCTGTTTATCTCCTCACGCCGTAACGGCTCGTCGCTGGGCGAGATGATCAAAGAAGAGATGGGCCGCGTGCCGGGCACGATCGCCCTCTTCGGCTGCTTCCTGATTATGATCATCATCCTGGCGGTGCTGGCGCTGATCGTGGTGAAGGCACTGGCCGAAAGTCCGTGGGGCGTCTTCACCGTCTGCTCTACCGTACCGATTGCGCTGTTCATGGGCATCTACATGCGCTTCCTGCGCCCTGGCCGCGTGGGCGAAGTGTCGGTCATCGGTATCGTGCTGCTGGTCGCCTCCATCTACTTCGGCGGCGTGATTGCGCACGACCCGTACTGGGGCCCGGCGCTGACCTTTAAAGACACCACCATCACCTTCGCGCTGATCGGTTACGCGTTCGTTTCCGCCCTGCTGCCGGTGTGGCTGATTCTGGCTCCGCGCGACTACCTGGCGACCTTCCTGAAAATCGGCGTGATCGTCGGGCTGGCGATCGGGATTGTGCTCATCAACCCTGAGCTGAAAATGCCGGCGGTGACGCAGTATATTGACGGTACCGGTCCGCTGTGGAAAGGCGCCCTGTTCCCGTTCCTGTTTATAACCATCGCCTGCGGTGCCGTGTCTGGCTTCCACGCGCTGATCTCCTCCGGCACCACGCCGAAGCTGATGGCCAACGAAACCGACGCGCGCTTCATCGGTTACGGCGCAATGCTGATGGAGTCCTTCGTGGCGATTATGGCGCTGGTCGCGGCATCTATCATCGAGCCAGGTCTGTACTTCGCGATGAACACCCCGCCGGCGGGTCTGGGCATCACCATGCCAAACCTGCACGAGATGGGTGGCGAAAATACCGCGCTGATCATGGCGCAGCTGAAAGACGCCAGCGCACACGCGGCGGCAACCGTCAGCTCCTGGGGCTTCGTGATTTCGCCTGAGCAGATCATGCAGACCGCGGAAGACATCGGCGAGCCGTCAGTGCTGAACCGTGCAGGCGGTGCGCCGACGCTGGCAGTGGGTATCGCACACGTATTCCACAAAGTGCTGCCGTGGGCGGACATGGGTTTCTGGTACCACTTCGGTATTCTGTTTGAAGCGCTGTTCATCCTCACCGCGCTGGATGCAGGTACCCGTGCGGGCCGCTTCATGCTGCAGGATCTGCTCGGCAACTTCGTGCCGTTCCTGAAGAAAACCGACTCTCTGGTAGCGGGTGTTCTGGGTACTGCCGGCTGCGTAGGTCTGTGGGGTTATCTGCTGTATCAGGGCGTTGTTGACCCGCTCGGCGGCGTGAAGAGCCTGTGGCCGCTGTTCGGTATCTCTAACCAGATGCTGGCAGCCGTAGCCCTGGTGCTGGGCACCGTTGTCCTCGTGAAGATGAAACGCACCAAATACATCTGGGTGACCGTCGTTCCCGCGCTGTGGCTGCTGCTCTGCACCACCTGGGCGCTGGGCCTGAAGCTGTTCAGCACCAACCCACAGCTGGAAGGCTTCTTCTTCATGGCTAACCAGTACAAAGAGAAGATTGCCGCAGGCGGCGCGGATCTGACCGCCCAGCAGATTGCCAACATGAACCATATCGTGGTGAACAACTACACCAACGCAGGTCTGAGCATTCTGTTCCTGGTGGTGGTGTACAGCATTATCTTCTACGGCATCAAAACCTGGATGAAAGTGCGCAACACCGAAGGCCGTACGGATAAAGAAACCCCGTACGTGCCGGTACCGGAAGGCGGCGTGAAAACCTCTTCACATCATTAA
- a CDS encoding WYL domain-containing protein, translated as MAKTTRSRSAERLVDILLELHLHGVVNRSAIMEKFKITERTVYRDLNALSPIVEHTGNGLYRLIHSAQSPGGQGLHHALANFLNADNFFPERNTDFWQKLEARVDENHILILGNDAEHTVQRDIRRHLAKIEKSIKNHNVCQIVYKGKTRLINPYKLINKKNIWYLQATENSRLKSFSLSQISWFDIQKNVFTSDENVRALLEKSLDPWVSETTFTVKIFIKDNISHYFLRRDLLPEQELLEQQRGGVTLRCQAAHENQILPLLFYWLPNIQILEPSWLKEKLIKTLENYLSMERSPENHVISIT; from the coding sequence ATGGCTAAAACGACGCGGAGCCGCTCGGCTGAACGTCTGGTCGATATTCTCCTTGAGCTACATTTACATGGCGTGGTAAACCGCAGTGCGATAATGGAGAAATTTAAAATTACCGAGCGTACCGTCTACCGGGATTTAAATGCGCTCTCGCCCATTGTTGAACATACCGGTAACGGGCTATATCGGCTGATCCACTCCGCCCAATCTCCCGGCGGGCAGGGATTACATCACGCTCTGGCTAACTTCCTGAATGCCGATAATTTTTTCCCTGAAAGAAATACGGACTTCTGGCAAAAACTGGAGGCGCGCGTCGACGAAAACCATATTCTCATCCTCGGTAATGACGCAGAGCACACGGTACAGCGTGATATCCGCCGCCATTTAGCAAAAATCGAGAAATCGATTAAGAACCATAATGTTTGTCAGATCGTTTATAAGGGTAAAACCCGTCTGATTAATCCCTATAAACTCATTAACAAAAAAAATATATGGTATTTACAAGCTACCGAAAATAGCCGGTTGAAATCCTTTTCATTAAGCCAGATTAGCTGGTTTGATATTCAAAAAAACGTTTTTACCTCTGATGAAAATGTGCGGGCATTGCTGGAAAAAAGCCTCGACCCGTGGGTTTCCGAAACTACTTTCACCGTGAAAATATTCATTAAGGATAATATTTCACATTACTTCCTGCGCCGCGATCTCCTGCCGGAACAAGAGCTGCTGGAGCAGCAACGCGGCGGCGTCACGCTTCGCTGCCAGGCAGCACACGAAAACCAGATCCTGCCGCTGCTGTTCTACTGGCTGCCGAATATTCAGATCCTGGAGCCGAGCTGGCTGAAGGAGAAGCTCATCAAGACGCTGGAAAACTACCTGTCGATGGAGCGCAGCCCGGAAAACCACGTGATCTCAATCACATAA
- a CDS encoding 4-hydroxyphenylacetate 3-monooxygenase reductase subunit, translated as MHLDEQRLRFRDAMSSLSAAVNVVTTEGEAGRCGITATAVCSVTDTPPSVMVCINANSAMNPVFQGNGRLCVNVLNHEQEIMARHFAGMTAMTMEERFALSCWQKGLLAQPVLKGALASLEGEITQVQTIGTHLVYLVEVKNIILSDAGHGLIYFRRRFHPVMMEAEAAV; from the coding sequence ATGCATTTAGATGAACAACGCCTGCGTTTTCGCGACGCAATGAGCAGCCTGTCGGCGGCGGTCAATGTGGTCACCACCGAGGGCGAGGCGGGCCGCTGCGGCATTACCGCCACCGCCGTCTGCTCGGTGACGGATACTCCGCCGTCGGTGATGGTGTGCATCAACGCCAACAGCGCCATGAACCCGGTCTTTCAGGGCAACGGCAGGCTGTGCGTTAACGTGCTGAACCACGAGCAGGAGATCATGGCCCGCCACTTCGCCGGAATGACCGCCATGACAATGGAGGAGCGCTTCGCCCTCTCCTGCTGGCAGAAAGGCCTGCTGGCGCAGCCGGTGCTGAAAGGCGCGCTGGCCAGCCTCGAAGGCGAGATTACTCAGGTGCAAACCATCGGCACGCATCTGGTTTATCTTGTCGAAGTGAAAAACATCATCCTGAGTGACGCGGGACACGGCCTGATCTACTTCAGGCGTCGTTTCCATCCGGTCATGATGGAGGCGGAAGCCGCCGTGTGA
- the hpaB gene encoding 4-hydroxyphenylacetate 3-monooxygenase, oxygenase component, with translation MKPEDFRADAKRPLTGEEYLKSLQDGREIYIYGERVKDVTTHPAFRNAAASIAQMYDALHKPDMQDTLCWGTDTGSGGYTHKFFRVAKSADDLRQQRDAIAEWSRLSYGWMGRTPDYKAAFGCALGANPAFYGQFEQNARNWYTRIQETGLYFNHAIVNPPIDRHKPADEVKDVYIKLEKETDAGIIVSGAKVVATNSALTHYNMIGFGSAQVMGENPDFALMFVAPMDAEGVKLISRASYEMVAGATGSPYDYPLSSRFDENDAILVMDHVLIPWENVLIYRDFDRCRRWTMEGGFARMYPLQACVRLAVKLDFITALLKKSLECTGTLEFRGVQADLGEVVAWRNMFWALSDSMCSEATPWVNGAYLPDHAALQTYRVMAPMAYAKIKNIIERNVTSGLIYLPSSARDLNNPQIDQYLAKYVRGSNGMDHVERIKILKLMWDAIGSEFGGRHELYEINYSGSQDEIRLQCLRQAQSSGNMDKMMAMVDRCMSEYDQHGWTVPHLHNNSDINMLDKLLK, from the coding sequence ATGAAGCCTGAAGATTTTCGCGCAGACGCCAAACGTCCGTTAACCGGCGAAGAGTATTTAAAAAGCCTGCAGGACGGTCGTGAGATTTATATCTACGGCGAGCGCGTCAAAGACGTCACCACCCATCCGGCGTTTCGCAACGCGGCGGCCTCCATCGCGCAGATGTACGACGCCCTGCACAAGCCGGACATGCAGGACACGCTCTGCTGGGGCACCGACACCGGCAGCGGCGGCTATACCCACAAGTTTTTCCGCGTGGCGAAAAGCGCCGACGACCTTCGCCAGCAGCGCGACGCCATCGCTGAGTGGTCGCGCCTGAGCTACGGCTGGATGGGACGTACGCCGGACTACAAGGCCGCGTTCGGCTGCGCGCTCGGCGCCAACCCGGCCTTCTACGGCCAGTTCGAGCAGAACGCCCGCAACTGGTACACCCGCATTCAGGAAACCGGCCTGTACTTCAACCACGCCATCGTTAACCCGCCGATCGACCGCCACAAGCCTGCGGACGAGGTGAAAGACGTCTACATCAAGCTGGAGAAAGAGACCGACGCCGGGATTATCGTCAGCGGTGCGAAAGTGGTGGCAACCAACTCGGCGCTGACCCACTACAACATGATCGGCTTCGGCTCCGCGCAGGTGATGGGTGAAAACCCGGACTTCGCGCTGATGTTCGTCGCGCCGATGGATGCCGAAGGCGTGAAGCTGATCTCCCGCGCCTCTTACGAGATGGTGGCAGGCGCTACCGGCTCCCCGTACGACTACCCGCTCTCCAGCCGCTTCGATGAGAACGACGCGATTCTGGTGATGGATCACGTGCTGATCCCGTGGGAAAACGTGCTGATCTACCGCGATTTCGACCGCTGCCGTCGCTGGACGATGGAGGGCGGCTTTGCACGCATGTACCCGCTGCAGGCCTGCGTGCGCCTGGCGGTGAAGCTCGACTTCATCACCGCCCTGCTGAAGAAATCCCTGGAGTGCACCGGTACCCTGGAGTTCCGCGGCGTACAGGCGGATCTCGGCGAAGTGGTGGCCTGGCGCAATATGTTCTGGGCGCTGAGCGACTCCATGTGTTCCGAAGCCACCCCGTGGGTAAACGGCGCGTATCTGCCGGATCACGCCGCGCTGCAAACCTACCGCGTCATGGCCCCGATGGCCTACGCGAAGATCAAGAACATCATCGAGCGTAACGTGACGTCCGGGCTGATCTACCTGCCGTCCAGCGCCCGGGATCTGAACAACCCGCAGATCGACCAGTATCTGGCGAAATACGTGCGCGGCTCCAACGGTATGGACCACGTTGAACGCATCAAGATTTTAAAACTGATGTGGGACGCCATCGGCAGCGAGTTTGGCGGCCGCCACGAGCTGTACGAAATCAACTACTCCGGCAGCCAGGATGAGATCCGCCTGCAGTGCCTGCGTCAGGCGCAGAGCTCCGGCAACATGGACAAAATGATGGCGATGGTCGACCGCTGCATGTCCGAATACGACCAGCACGGCTGGACGGTGCCGCACCTGCACAACAACAGCGATATCAACATGCTCGACAAGCTGCTGAAATAG
- the hpaA gene encoding 4-hydroxyphenylacetate catabolism regulatory protein HpaA yields the protein MCQSPIANIDISKEYDESLGTDDVHYQSFARMAAFFGRDMQAHRHDQYFQMHFLDTGQIELQLDDHRYSVQAPLFVLTPPSVPHAFITESDSDGHVLTVREDLIWPLLEVLYPGTREAFGLPGICLSLADRPDELAALKHYWQLIARESTEQLPGREHTLVLLAQAVFTLLLRNAKLDDHASGGMRGELKLFQRFTQLIDAHYHQHWTVPEYAGELHLTESRLTDICRRFANRPPKRLIFDRQLREARRLLLFSDSAVSEIAWQLGFKDPAYFARFFNRLVGCSPSAYRAQKVPVSPVPLTPALSQRERE from the coding sequence ATGTGCCAGAGCCCTATCGCCAACATTGATATCAGCAAGGAGTACGACGAAAGTCTGGGCACCGACGATGTGCACTACCAGTCGTTCGCCCGCATGGCGGCCTTTTTTGGCCGCGACATGCAGGCGCATCGTCATGATCAGTATTTTCAGATGCACTTTCTCGATACCGGGCAAATTGAGCTCCAGCTCGACGATCACCGCTACTCGGTGCAGGCCCCGCTGTTCGTCCTCACGCCGCCGTCGGTGCCGCACGCGTTTATCACCGAATCCGACAGCGACGGCCACGTGCTGACGGTACGCGAGGATCTGATCTGGCCGCTGCTGGAGGTGCTCTACCCCGGCACCCGGGAAGCTTTCGGCCTGCCGGGGATCTGCCTCTCGCTGGCCGACAGGCCGGACGAGCTGGCGGCGCTGAAGCATTACTGGCAGCTGATTGCCCGGGAATCCACGGAACAGCTGCCGGGGCGCGAGCACACGCTGGTCCTGCTGGCGCAGGCGGTCTTTACCCTGCTGCTGCGCAACGCAAAGCTCGACGACCACGCTTCGGGCGGTATGCGCGGCGAGCTGAAGCTGTTCCAGCGCTTTACCCAGCTGATTGATGCGCACTACCACCAGCACTGGACGGTGCCGGAATACGCTGGCGAGCTGCACCTCACCGAATCCCGCCTGACCGATATCTGCCGCCGCTTTGCCAACCGCCCGCCGAAGCGGCTGATCTTCGACCGCCAGCTGCGCGAAGCCAGACGGCTGCTGCTCTTCTCCGACAGCGCGGTCAGCGAGATTGCCTGGCAGCTGGGGTTTAAGGATCCTGCCTATTTTGCCCGGTTTTTTAACCGATTAGTGGGGTGCTCACCGAGCGCGTATCGGGCGCAGAAAGTACCGGTGTCGCCTGTTCCCCTCACCCCTGCCCTCTCCCAAAGGGAGAGGGAGTAA
- the hpaX gene encoding 4-hydroxyphenylacetate permease: MTTSTLQDMKAIEHRAINKLFRRLIVFLFILFVFSFLDRINIGFAGLTMGKDLGLTSTMFGLAATLFYVTYVLCGIPSNIMLAKIGARRWIAGIMVVWGIASTCTMFATSPETLYVLRMLVGIAEAGFLPGILVYLTWWFPAYHRARANALFMIAMPVTMMLGSILSGYILAMDGLWNLKGWQWLFLLEGLPSVVLGLVTWFYLNDTPDQATWLDDDEKRALKAMIAREQEVAIAQSVTPRSTLREVLTPAVLLYTLAYFCLTNTLSAINIWTPQILQSFNTGSSNIVIGLLAAIPQFCTILGMIWWSRRSDRLKERKKHTILPYLFAAAGWMLASATDHSLIQLLGIIMASTGSFTAMAIFWTTPDQVISLQSRAVALAVINAIGNVGSAVSPLLIGILRDATGSFSSGLWFVAGLLVVGALVLTRIPMTQRDQQRNEHVPEPYRQH; the protein is encoded by the coding sequence ATGACGACCTCTACCCTGCAAGATATGAAAGCTATAGAACATCGCGCGATCAACAAGCTGTTCCGTCGTTTGATCGTGTTTCTCTTTATCCTGTTTGTCTTTTCGTTCCTTGACCGCATCAACATCGGCTTTGCCGGGCTGACGATGGGTAAAGATCTGGGCCTCACGTCGACCATGTTTGGCCTGGCCGCGACGCTGTTTTACGTCACCTACGTGCTGTGCGGGATCCCGAGCAACATCATGCTGGCGAAAATCGGCGCTCGCCGCTGGATCGCCGGGATCATGGTGGTGTGGGGCATCGCCTCCACCTGCACCATGTTCGCCACCAGCCCTGAAACGCTCTACGTCCTGCGCATGCTGGTGGGCATCGCCGAAGCTGGCTTCCTGCCGGGGATCCTGGTCTATCTCACCTGGTGGTTCCCGGCCTATCACCGCGCCCGCGCCAACGCGCTGTTTATGATCGCCATGCCGGTGACCATGATGCTTGGCTCGATCCTCTCCGGCTACATTCTGGCGATGGACGGGCTATGGAACCTGAAGGGCTGGCAGTGGCTGTTCCTGCTGGAGGGGCTGCCGTCGGTGGTGCTCGGCTTGGTGACCTGGTTTTACCTCAACGACACGCCGGATCAGGCCACCTGGCTGGACGATGACGAAAAGCGGGCGCTGAAAGCGATGATCGCCCGCGAGCAGGAGGTCGCCATTGCCCAATCCGTCACGCCGCGATCGACGCTGCGCGAGGTGCTGACGCCTGCGGTGCTGCTCTACACGCTGGCCTACTTCTGCCTGACCAACACCCTGAGCGCCATTAACATCTGGACGCCACAGATCCTGCAAAGCTTCAACACGGGCAGCAGCAACATCGTCATCGGCCTGCTGGCGGCGATCCCGCAGTTTTGCACCATCCTCGGGATGATCTGGTGGAGCCGCCGCTCCGACAGGCTGAAAGAGCGAAAAAAGCACACCATCCTGCCGTACCTGTTCGCTGCGGCGGGATGGATGCTGGCCTCAGCCACCGATCACAGCCTGATCCAGCTGCTTGGCATCATTATGGCCTCAACCGGATCCTTTACCGCCATGGCGATATTCTGGACCACGCCGGACCAGGTTATTAGCCTGCAGTCCCGGGCGGTGGCGCTGGCAGTGATCAACGCCATCGGCAACGTCGGATCCGCCGTCAGCCCATTGCTGATTGGGATCCTGCGCGACGCGACCGGCAGCTTCAGCTCCGGGCTGTGGTTTGTGGCCGGGCTGCTGGTGGTCGGCGCGCTGGTGCTGACGCGCATTCCGATGACGCAGCGGGATCAACAGAGGAACGAGCATGTGCCAGAGCCCTATCGCCAACATTGA
- the hpaI gene encoding 4-hydroxy-2-oxoheptanedioate aldolase, with the protein MQNVFKAALQAGRPQIGLWLGLTSSYSAELLAGAGFDWLLIDGEHAPNSVQTVLTQLQAIAPYTSQPVVRPSWNDPVQIKQLLDVGAQTLLVPMVQNADEALLAVRATRYPPAGIRGVGSALARASRWNRIPDYLQQANDAMCVLVQIETREALKNLPQILDVEGVDGVFIGPADLSADMGFAGNPQHPEVQAAIEQAIAQIRAAGKAPGILMANEQLAKRYLELGALFVAVGVDTTLLARGAEALAARFIEQPVTSVNNNKSVY; encoded by the coding sequence ATGCAAAACGTATTCAAAGCGGCGCTGCAGGCGGGCCGTCCGCAAATCGGGTTATGGCTGGGGCTGACCAGCAGCTACAGCGCCGAGCTGCTGGCGGGGGCAGGCTTCGACTGGCTGCTGATCGACGGCGAGCACGCGCCGAACAGCGTGCAGACCGTCTTAACCCAGCTGCAGGCTATCGCGCCGTACACCAGCCAGCCGGTGGTGCGCCCTTCGTGGAACGACCCGGTGCAGATCAAACAGCTGCTGGACGTGGGGGCGCAAACCCTGCTGGTGCCGATGGTGCAAAACGCCGACGAGGCGCTGCTGGCGGTACGTGCCACCCGCTACCCGCCCGCGGGCATTCGCGGCGTCGGCAGCGCCCTGGCGCGCGCCTCGCGCTGGAACCGCATCCCGGACTACCTGCAGCAGGCCAACGACGCCATGTGCGTGCTGGTGCAGATTGAAACCCGCGAGGCGCTGAAAAACCTGCCGCAGATCCTGGACGTGGAAGGGGTCGACGGCGTGTTTATCGGCCCGGCGGATCTGAGCGCCGACATGGGCTTTGCCGGCAACCCGCAGCACCCAGAGGTGCAGGCCGCCATCGAGCAGGCAATCGCGCAGATCCGTGCGGCGGGTAAAGCCCCCGGCATTCTGATGGCGAACGAGCAGCTGGCGAAACGCTACCTTGAACTCGGCGCGCTGTTTGTCGCCGTCGGCGTCGACACCACCCTGCTCGCCCGCGGCGCCGAAGCGCTGGCGGCGCGCTTTATCGAACAACCGGTTACGTCAGTGAATAACAATAAATCCGTCTACTAA
- the hpaH gene encoding 2-oxo-hepta-3-ene-1,7-dioic acid hydratase, with product MLDKHTHTLIAHRLHQAEQSREQIRAISLEYPEITIEDAYAVQREWVSLKIAEGRVLKGHKIGLTSKAMQASSQISEPDYGALLDDMFFHDGSDIPVDRFIVPRIEVELAFVLAKPLRGPNCTIFDVYNATDYVIPALELIDARCHNVDPETQRPRKVFDTISDNAANAGVILGGRPIKPDELDLRWISALLYRNGVIEETGVAAGVLNHPANGVAWLANKLAPYDVQLEPGQIILGGSFTRPVPASRGDTFHVDYGSMGSISCRFV from the coding sequence ATGCTCGACAAACATACCCATACCCTGATCGCCCATCGCCTGCATCAGGCGGAGCAGTCCCGGGAGCAGATCCGTGCGATCTCCCTTGAGTACCCGGAGATTACGATTGAAGACGCCTATGCCGTCCAGCGCGAATGGGTGAGCCTGAAAATCGCCGAAGGCCGCGTGCTGAAAGGCCACAAGATCGGCCTCACCTCCAAAGCGATGCAGGCCAGCTCGCAGATCAGCGAGCCGGACTACGGCGCGCTGCTGGACGACATGTTCTTCCACGACGGCAGCGACATCCCCGTCGATCGCTTCATCGTCCCGCGCATCGAAGTGGAGCTGGCCTTCGTACTGGCAAAACCGCTGCGCGGCCCGAACTGCACGATCTTCGACGTCTACAACGCCACGGACTACGTCATCCCCGCGCTGGAGCTGATCGATGCCCGCTGCCACAACGTCGACCCGGAAACCCAGCGCCCGCGCAAGGTGTTCGACACTATCTCCGATAACGCCGCCAACGCGGGGGTGATCCTCGGCGGTCGCCCGATTAAGCCCGACGAGCTGGATCTGCGCTGGATCTCCGCCCTGCTCTACCGCAACGGCGTGATCGAAGAGACCGGCGTTGCCGCAGGCGTGCTTAACCACCCGGCGAACGGCGTGGCGTGGCTGGCGAACAAGCTTGCGCCGTACGACGTGCAGCTTGAGCCGGGACAAATAATCCTCGGCGGCTCGTTTACCCGCCCGGTGCCGGCCAGCAGAGGCGACACCTTCCACGTCGACTACGGCAGCATGGGCTCCATCAGCTGCCGCTTTGTGTAA
- a CDS encoding 5-carboxymethyl-2-hydroxymuconate Delta-isomerase, translating to MPHFIAECTDNIREQADLPGLFAKVNEALAATGIFPIGGIRSRAHWLDTWQMADGKHDYAFVHMTLKIGAGRSLESREAVGEMLFALIKTHFADLMASRYLALSFELDELHPTLNYKQNNVHALFK from the coding sequence ATGCCGCACTTTATTGCCGAATGTACCGACAACATCCGCGAGCAGGCCGACCTGCCGGGGCTGTTCGCCAAAGTGAACGAGGCACTCGCCGCCACGGGCATCTTCCCCATCGGCGGTATCCGCAGTCGCGCCCACTGGCTGGATACCTGGCAGATGGCCGACGGCAAGCACGATTACGCCTTTGTGCATATGACGCTGAAAATCGGCGCCGGGCGCAGTCTGGAGAGCCGGGAAGCCGTGGGGGAGATGCTGTTTGCACTGATCAAAACGCATTTTGCAGATCTGATGGCGAGCCGCTATCTGGCGCTGTCGTTTGAGCTCGACGAGCTGCACCCGACGCTCAATTACAAACAGAACAACGTGCACGCGTTGTTTAAGTAA
- the hpaD gene encoding 3,4-dihydroxyphenylacetate 2,3-dioxygenase, whose product MGKLALAAKITHVPSMYLSELPGKNHGCRQSAIDGHKEISKRCRELGVDTIIVFDTHWLVNSAYHINCADHFSGVYTSNELPHFIRDMTYDYDGNPALGQLIADEAVKLGVRAKAHNIPSLKLEYGTLVPMRYMNADKHFKVVSISAFCTVHDFADSRRLGEAIVSAIEKYDGTVAVLASGSLSHRFIDDQRAEEGMNSYTREFDRQMDERVVKLWREGQFKEFCSMLPEYADYCYGEGNMHDTVMLLGMLGWDKYDGRVEFLTELFASSGTGQVNAVFPLPA is encoded by the coding sequence ATGGGTAAACTGGCGTTAGCGGCAAAAATCACCCATGTGCCGTCGATGTACCTCTCCGAGCTGCCGGGCAAAAACCACGGCTGCCGACAGTCGGCCATCGACGGACATAAAGAAATCAGCAAGCGCTGCCGCGAGCTGGGCGTGGACACCATCATCGTGTTCGACACCCACTGGCTGGTGAACAGCGCGTACCACATTAACTGTGCGGACCATTTCTCGGGCGTCTACACCAGCAACGAGCTGCCGCACTTTATCCGCGACATGACCTACGACTACGACGGCAACCCGGCGCTCGGCCAGCTGATTGCCGACGAGGCGGTGAAGCTGGGCGTGCGCGCCAAAGCGCACAACATCCCGAGCCTCAAGCTGGAGTACGGCACGCTGGTGCCGATGCGCTACATGAACGCGGATAAGCACTTCAAAGTGGTCTCCATCTCGGCGTTCTGCACGGTTCACGACTTCGCCGACAGCCGCCGGCTGGGCGAGGCCATCGTCAGCGCCATCGAGAAATACGACGGCACCGTGGCGGTGCTCGCCAGCGGCTCGCTGTCACACCGCTTTATCGACGACCAGCGCGCGGAAGAGGGAATGAACAGCTACACCCGCGAGTTCGACCGCCAGATGGACGAGCGCGTGGTGAAGCTGTGGCGCGAAGGCCAGTTCAAAGAGTTTTGCAGCATGCTGCCGGAGTACGCCGACTACTGCTACGGCGAGGGCAACATGCACGACACGGTGATGCTGCTGGGGATGCTCGGCTGGGACAAATACGACGGCAGGGTGGAGTTCCTCACCGAGCTGTTCGCCAGCTCCGGCACCGGCCAGGTTAACGCCGTTTTCCCGCTGCCCGCGTAA